The following proteins are co-located in the Oceanimonas sp. GK1 genome:
- the pyrH gene encoding UMP kinase, with protein sequence MSTNPKPAYRRILLKLSGEALQGEEGFGIDPAVLERMAQEIKELVELGVQVGLVIGGGNLFRGAGLAKAGMNRVVGDHMGMLATVMNGLAMRDALHRAYVNARLMSAITLEGVCDSYNWADAISLLRKGRVVIFSAGTGNPFFTTDSAACLRGIEIEADVVLKATKVDGVFSEDPVKNPDAELYHHLGYDDVLDRELKVMDLAAFTLARDHNLPIRVFNMNKPGALRRAVMGETEGTLISNKL encoded by the coding sequence ATGAGTACCAATCCGAAACCCGCATACAGACGCATTCTTCTCAAGCTCAGCGGTGAAGCGCTGCAGGGAGAAGAAGGCTTTGGTATCGACCCCGCCGTACTGGAGCGTATGGCTCAGGAAATCAAGGAACTGGTAGAGCTGGGCGTCCAGGTGGGCCTGGTGATCGGCGGCGGCAACCTGTTCCGTGGTGCGGGCCTGGCCAAGGCGGGCATGAACCGCGTGGTGGGCGACCACATGGGTATGTTGGCCACCGTGATGAACGGCCTGGCCATGCGCGATGCCCTGCACCGTGCTTATGTGAATGCCCGTCTGATGTCTGCCATTACCCTGGAAGGCGTGTGCGACAGCTACAATTGGGCCGATGCCATCAGCCTGCTGCGCAAGGGCCGAGTGGTGATCTTCTCCGCCGGCACCGGCAATCCCTTCTTTACCACCGACTCGGCGGCCTGTCTGCGCGGCATCGAAATCGAGGCCGATGTGGTGCTCAAGGCCACCAAGGTGGATGGCGTGTTCAGCGAGGATCCGGTCAAGAATCCCGACGCCGAGCTGTATCACCATCTGGGTTACGACGACGTGCTCGATCGGGAACTCAAGGTCATGGACCTGGCGGCCTTTACCCTGGCGCGGGATCACAACCTGCCGATCCGGGTGTTCAACATGAACAAGCCGGGCGCCCTGCGTCGTGCCGTGATGGGGGAAACCGAAGGCACCCTGATCAGCAATAAGCTCTGA
- the tsf gene encoding translation elongation factor Ts, which produces MANITAALVKELRERTGAGMMDCKKALIEANGDIEQAIEDMRKSGQAKAAKKAGRIAAEGIILARQAGNVAVMVEMNSETDFVAKDAGFRALGEQIADLALANKIGDVDALKAATLANGETVETALTNLIAKIGENMSLRRVVLMEGDNLITYLHGTRIGVIANLQGGDEELAKDVAMHVAASSPQFVKPEDVSAEVVAKEREIQVEIAVNSGKPKDIAEKMVEGRMKKFTGEISLTGQPFVKDPSISVGDLLKQNGADALGFVRFEVGEGIERKEEDFAAEVQAQIAASKG; this is translated from the coding sequence ATGGCAAACATTACCGCCGCCCTGGTAAAAGAACTGCGCGAGCGCACTGGCGCCGGCATGATGGATTGTAAAAAAGCCCTGATCGAAGCCAACGGTGACATCGAGCAGGCCATTGAAGACATGCGCAAGTCCGGCCAGGCCAAAGCCGCCAAGAAAGCCGGCCGTATCGCTGCCGAAGGTATCATCCTGGCTCGCCAGGCCGGCAACGTTGCCGTGATGGTAGAAATGAACAGCGAAACCGACTTCGTTGCCAAGGATGCCGGCTTCCGCGCCCTGGGTGAGCAAATCGCTGACCTGGCCCTGGCCAACAAGATTGGCGACGTAGACGCCCTGAAGGCCGCCACCCTGGCCAACGGTGAAACCGTTGAAACCGCCCTGACCAACCTGATCGCCAAGATCGGTGAAAACATGAGCCTGCGTCGCGTAGTGCTGATGGAAGGCGACAACCTGATCACCTACCTGCACGGCACCCGTATTGGCGTTATCGCCAACCTGCAGGGCGGCGACGAAGAGCTGGCCAAAGACGTGGCCATGCACGTGGCCGCTTCCAGCCCGCAGTTCGTCAAGCCCGAAGACGTGTCTGCCGAAGTGGTGGCCAAAGAGCGTGAAATCCAGGTGGAAATCGCCGTTAACTCCGGCAAGCCGAAAGACATCGCCGAGAAGATGGTTGAAGGCCGCATGAAGAAATTCACCGGTGAAATCTCCCTGACCGGCCAGCCCTTCGTCAAGGATCCGTCCATCTCCGTGGGCGATCTGCTCAAGCAGAACGGCGCCGACGCCCTGGGCTTCGTCCGCTTTGAAGTGGGTGAAGGTATCGAGCGTAAGGAAGAAGACTTCGCTGCCGAAGTACAGGCTCAGATCGCCGCTTCCAAGGGTTAA
- the rpsB gene encoding 30S ribosomal protein S2: protein MAQVSMRDMLKAGVHFGHQTRFWNPKMKPYIFGASNRVHIINLEKTVPLFNDALNYLGNVASKKGKILFVGTKRAASEAVKEAATKCDQYYVNHRWLGGMLTNWKTVRQSINRLKDLEAQSQDGTFDKLTKKEALMRTREMEKLEKSLGGIKDMGGLPDVLFVIDADHEHIAIKEANNLGIPVVSVVDTNSNPDSVDYIIPGNDDAIRAVQLYLNAAADAVNAARAQDLAVQAEDNYVVEE, encoded by the coding sequence ATGGCACAAGTATCTATGCGCGACATGCTGAAAGCCGGCGTTCACTTTGGTCACCAGACTCGTTTCTGGAACCCCAAGATGAAGCCTTACATTTTCGGCGCCAGCAACCGGGTTCACATCATCAACCTGGAAAAGACCGTTCCCCTGTTCAACGATGCGCTGAACTACCTGGGCAACGTTGCTTCCAAGAAAGGTAAAATCCTGTTCGTTGGTACCAAGCGCGCAGCCTCTGAAGCCGTAAAAGAAGCCGCCACCAAGTGCGACCAGTACTACGTCAACCACCGCTGGCTGGGCGGTATGCTGACCAACTGGAAAACCGTGCGTCAGTCCATCAACCGCCTGAAGGATCTGGAAGCCCAGTCTCAGGACGGTACCTTCGACAAGCTGACCAAGAAAGAGGCGCTGATGCGTACTCGCGAAATGGAAAAGCTGGAGAAGTCCCTGGGTGGTATCAAGGACATGGGCGGTCTGCCCGACGTACTGTTCGTTATCGACGCAGATCACGAGCACATCGCCATCAAGGAAGCCAACAACCTGGGCATCCCCGTGGTATCTGTAGTTGACACCAACTCCAACCCGGACAGCGTTGACTACATCATTCCCGGTAACGATGACGCCATCCGTGCCGTTCAGCTGTACCTGAACGCCGCCGCTGACGCCGTGAACGCTGCCCGTGCGCAAGACCTGGCCGTGCAAGCCGAAGACAACTACGTCGTAGAAGAATAA
- the map gene encoding type I methionyl aminopeptidase yields MSIVIKTPEEIEKMRVAGRLAAEVLEMIEPHVKPGVTTDELNRICHDYIVNEQHAIPAPLNYHGFPKSICTSVNHVICHGIPSDKKLKEGDIVNIDITVIKDGYHGDTSKMFTVGQPSIMAERLCRVTQECMELGIKMVKDGVHLGDIGAAIQKHAEAHNYSVVREYCGHGIGKEFHEEPQVLHYGKAGTGEVLKAGMCLTIEPMINVGKRHSKMLNDGWTVVTKDRSLSAQYEHTILVTDTGCEVLTLRQDDNLPRIITA; encoded by the coding sequence ATGAGCATAGTCATAAAAACCCCGGAAGAAATCGAAAAAATGCGCGTGGCCGGCCGCCTGGCCGCCGAAGTGCTGGAAATGATCGAGCCCCATGTAAAGCCCGGCGTGACCACGGACGAACTCAACCGGATTTGTCATGACTATATCGTGAACGAACAGCATGCCATTCCGGCGCCGCTGAACTACCACGGTTTTCCCAAGTCGATCTGTACCTCGGTGAACCACGTGATCTGCCACGGTATTCCGTCGGACAAAAAGCTCAAGGAAGGCGACATCGTCAATATCGACATCACGGTGATCAAGGATGGCTACCACGGCGATACGTCCAAGATGTTTACCGTGGGCCAGCCGAGCATCATGGCCGAGCGCCTGTGCCGGGTGACCCAGGAATGCATGGAGCTCGGTATTAAAATGGTCAAGGACGGCGTGCACCTGGGCGACATCGGCGCCGCCATTCAGAAACATGCCGAAGCCCATAACTACTCTGTGGTGCGGGAATATTGCGGCCACGGCATCGGCAAAGAATTCCATGAAGAACCCCAGGTGCTGCACTATGGCAAGGCCGGCACCGGTGAAGTGCTGAAGGCGGGCATGTGCCTGACCATTGAACCCATGATCAACGTGGGCAAGCGCCACAGCAAGATGCTGAACGACGGCTGGACCGTGGTCACCAAGGATCGCAGCCTGTCGGCCCAGTATGAGCACACCATTCTGGTGACCGACACCGGCTGTGAGGTGCTGACCCTGCGCCAGGACGATAACCTGCCGCGGATCATCACCGCCTGA
- a CDS encoding NUDIX hydrolase, which translates to MSHAVTLAVIVRAGERFLMVEEWQQGQVMFNQPAGHLEAGENLLDGARRELREETGLELPLEEAVGVYQYTAPDNGKHFVRFTFCTEVAAPLATHPQDPDGDIIRCHWLTLEEIEALGEQLRSPLILASLRDYLAGERFPLSALKGWD; encoded by the coding sequence ATGAGTCATGCGGTGACCCTGGCGGTGATTGTGCGCGCCGGTGAACGTTTTTTGATGGTGGAAGAATGGCAACAGGGTCAAGTGATGTTCAACCAGCCCGCCGGCCACCTCGAAGCCGGCGAAAACCTGCTGGACGGGGCCAGGCGTGAACTGCGGGAAGAAACCGGCCTGGAGTTGCCCCTTGAAGAGGCAGTGGGCGTATACCAGTACACGGCACCGGACAACGGCAAGCATTTTGTGCGTTTTACCTTCTGTACCGAGGTGGCCGCCCCCCTGGCCACCCACCCGCAGGATCCGGACGGTGACATTATTCGCTGCCACTGGCTGACACTTGAAGAAATCGAGGCGCTTGGCGAGCAACTGCGCAGCCCGCTGATTTTGGCCTCCCTGCGGGACTACCTGGCCGGTGAACGCTTTCCGCTGTCGGCGTTGAAAGGCTGGGACTAG
- the mnmA gene encoding tRNA 2-thiouridine(34) synthase MnmA: MSDNSQLKVIVGMSGGVDSSVSAYLLQQQGYQVEGLFMKNWEEDDTDEYCSAAEDLRDAQAVCDKLGIELHTINFAAEYWDNVFEHFLAEYQAGRTPNPDILCNKEIKFKAFLEFAAEDLGADYIATGHYVRRSFDDEPKLLRGLDGNKDQSYFLYTLSSQQVAKSLFPVGELEKPEVRRIAEQLELVTAKKKDSTGICFIGERKFTDFLARYLPAQPGNIETVNGEVIGQHQGLMYHTLGQRKGLGIGGLKNAGDEPWYVVDKEVERNVLVVAQGDHPRLYSDGLIARQLHWVDRRPVTEPLRCTVKTRYRQTDIPCTIEPVDADTIRVIFDEPQAAVTPGQSAVFYQGEVCLGGGIIETRFNKDQA; the protein is encoded by the coding sequence ATGAGCGATAACAGTCAGCTGAAAGTGATTGTCGGCATGTCCGGCGGTGTGGATTCCTCGGTCTCGGCGTACCTGCTGCAACAGCAGGGCTACCAGGTGGAAGGCCTGTTCATGAAGAACTGGGAAGAAGACGACACCGACGAGTACTGCTCCGCCGCCGAAGATCTGCGCGACGCCCAGGCCGTGTGCGACAAGCTCGGCATCGAACTGCACACCATCAACTTTGCCGCCGAGTACTGGGACAATGTGTTTGAACATTTCCTGGCGGAATACCAGGCCGGCCGCACCCCCAATCCCGATATCCTGTGCAACAAGGAAATCAAGTTCAAGGCGTTTCTGGAGTTCGCCGCCGAGGATCTGGGCGCCGACTATATCGCCACCGGCCATTACGTGCGCCGCAGCTTTGACGACGAGCCTAAACTGCTGCGCGGTCTCGACGGCAACAAGGATCAGAGCTATTTCCTCTACACCCTGAGCTCGCAGCAGGTGGCCAAAAGCCTGTTCCCGGTGGGCGAGCTGGAAAAGCCCGAGGTGCGCCGCATTGCCGAGCAGCTTGAGCTGGTCACCGCCAAGAAGAAGGACTCCACCGGTATCTGCTTTATCGGCGAGCGCAAGTTTACCGACTTTCTGGCCCGTTACCTGCCCGCCCAGCCCGGCAACATTGAAACCGTGAACGGTGAGGTCATCGGTCAGCATCAGGGGCTGATGTACCATACCCTGGGGCAGCGCAAAGGCTTAGGCATCGGTGGCCTGAAAAACGCCGGCGACGAGCCCTGGTACGTGGTCGACAAAGAAGTCGAGCGCAACGTGCTGGTGGTGGCTCAGGGGGATCACCCCCGCCTCTATTCCGACGGCCTGATTGCCCGCCAGCTGCACTGGGTGGATCGGCGCCCGGTGACCGAGCCCCTGCGCTGCACCGTAAAAACCCGTTACCGCCAGACCGACATTCCTTGCACCATTGAGCCGGTGGACGCCGACACCATTCGCGTGATCTTTGACGAGCCTCAGGCGGCGGTGACCCCGGGCCAGTCGGCGGTGTTCTATCAGGGCGAGGTGTGTCTGGGCGGCGGCATTATTGAAACCCGGTTCAACAAGGATCAAGCGTGA
- the hflD gene encoding high frequency lysogenization protein HflD produces MSHSLENQTLAFAGICQAVSLVQQVARQGTIEDKAVLSSTLNSILVTDAEQSADIYGGHHNLRLGYQTLIEQLNPDSSKKNAELTRYLVGLVALERKLAKRRDLLSMLGERISQVKRQLHHFELLDEQVLANLASIYSDIVSPLGPRIQVAGNPSFLQQPVVQHQIRALLLSGIRSCVLWRQLGGKRRHILFSRKRLVAQAQAALRD; encoded by the coding sequence GTGAGTCACAGTCTCGAAAACCAGACCCTGGCCTTTGCCGGCATCTGCCAGGCGGTGAGCCTGGTGCAACAGGTGGCCCGCCAGGGCACCATTGAAGACAAGGCGGTGCTGTCCTCGACCCTGAACAGCATACTGGTCACCGATGCCGAGCAGTCGGCGGACATCTATGGTGGTCACCACAACCTGCGGCTGGGCTACCAGACCCTGATCGAACAGCTTAACCCCGACAGCAGCAAGAAGAACGCCGAGCTCACCCGTTACCTGGTAGGCCTGGTGGCACTGGAGCGCAAACTGGCCAAACGCCGGGATCTGCTGTCGATGCTGGGCGAGCGCATCAGCCAGGTGAAGCGCCAGCTGCACCACTTCGAGCTGCTCGACGAGCAGGTGTTGGCCAACCTGGCCAGCATCTACAGCGACATTGTCAGCCCCCTGGGGCCGCGCATTCAGGTGGCCGGCAACCCGAGCTTTTTGCAGCAGCCCGTGGTGCAGCACCAGATCCGCGCCCTGCTGCTGTCGGGCATTCGAAGCTGTGTGCTGTGGCGCCAGCTCGGCGGCAAGCGCCGGCATATTCTGTTTTCCCGCAAGCGACTGGTGGCCCAGGCCCAGGCCGCCTTGCGGGACTGA
- the purB gene encoding adenylosuccinate lyase, translating into MELSALTAISPVDGRYGSKTEALRAIFSEFGLLRFRVEVEVRWLQALAAEPAIAEVPAFSADANALLDAIVANFSEADGQRIKEIERTTNHDVKAVEYFLKEKVEALPELAAVSEFIHFACTSEDINNNAHALMLKAGRDEVVVPYCQQLVDEVKRLATQYRDLPMLSRTHGQPASPTTLGKEMANVAYRLERQLKQIQSVELLAKINGAVGNYNAHISAYPEVDWHAFSEQYVTGLGLTWNPYTTQIEPHDYIAELFDALARFNTILLDFDRDVWGYISVGYFKQKTVAGEIGSSTMPHKVNPIDFENSEGNLGLANAIFNHLAAKLPVSRWQRDLTDSTVLRNLGVAVGYSLIAYQATLKGISKLEANPQALAADLDQNWEVLAEPVQTVMRRYGIEKPYEKLKELTRGKRVDGAGMRAFIDTLELPESVKDELKQLTPASYIGRAVQLTDELK; encoded by the coding sequence ATGGAATTGTCAGCATTAACGGCCATTTCCCCGGTCGATGGCCGTTACGGCAGCAAAACCGAGGCGCTGCGCGCCATTTTCTCCGAATTCGGCCTGCTGCGCTTTCGCGTTGAGGTGGAAGTGCGCTGGCTGCAGGCCCTGGCCGCCGAGCCGGCCATCGCCGAAGTGCCGGCCTTCTCCGCCGACGCCAACGCCCTGCTCGACGCTATTGTGGCCAACTTCAGCGAGGCCGACGGCCAGCGCATCAAGGAGATTGAGCGCACTACCAACCACGACGTCAAGGCCGTGGAATATTTCCTGAAGGAAAAGGTCGAGGCCCTACCTGAGCTGGCCGCGGTGAGCGAATTCATTCACTTCGCCTGCACCAGTGAAGACATCAACAACAACGCCCACGCCCTGATGCTGAAAGCCGGCCGCGACGAAGTAGTAGTGCCCTACTGCCAGCAGCTGGTCGATGAAGTAAAACGGCTGGCCACCCAGTATCGCGATCTGCCCATGCTGAGCCGCACTCACGGCCAGCCCGCCTCGCCCACCACCCTGGGCAAGGAAATGGCCAACGTGGCCTACCGTCTGGAACGCCAGCTCAAGCAAATTCAGAGCGTGGAGCTGCTGGCCAAGATCAACGGCGCCGTGGGCAACTACAACGCCCACATCTCCGCCTATCCGGAAGTGGACTGGCATGCTTTTTCCGAGCAGTACGTGACCGGTCTGGGCCTGACCTGGAACCCCTACACCACCCAGATTGAGCCCCACGATTACATCGCCGAGCTGTTCGACGCCCTGGCCCGCTTTAACACCATACTGCTCGACTTCGACCGGGACGTGTGGGGCTACATCTCGGTAGGCTACTTCAAGCAGAAAACCGTGGCCGGCGAAATCGGCTCCAGCACCATGCCCCACAAGGTCAACCCCATCGACTTTGAAAACTCCGAGGGCAACCTGGGCCTGGCCAACGCCATTTTCAACCACCTGGCCGCCAAGCTGCCGGTGTCCCGCTGGCAGCGGGATCTGACCGACAGCACCGTGCTGCGCAACCTGGGCGTGGCCGTGGGCTACTCGCTCATCGCCTATCAGGCCACCCTGAAGGGCATCAGCAAGCTGGAAGCCAATCCTCAGGCACTGGCTGCCGATCTGGATCAGAACTGGGAAGTGCTGGCCGAGCCGGTACAGACGGTGATGCGCCGCTACGGCATTGAAAAGCCCTACGAGAAGCTGAAAGAGCTGACCCGGGGCAAGCGGGTGGACGGGGCCGGCATGCGTGCCTTTATCGATACCCTGGAACTGCCCGAGTCGGTAAAAGACGAGCTCAAGCAACTGACCCCGGCCAGCTACATCGGCCGCGCGGTGCAGCTGACCGACGAGCTGAAGTAA